From a single Sediminibacterium sp. KACHI17 genomic region:
- a CDS encoding MarC family protein, with amino-acid sequence MTFQLDHLLTITFTLFAVIDIVGSIPLLISLKEKMGGIRSTQATVISGALMILFLFAGEAFLKILGLDIRSFAVGGSVVIFLLGLEMVLGHEIFKGDKDAKSGSVVPIAFPIIAGSGTLTTVMSLKANYEELYILSGILINLVVVYIVLKSLKVIERALGQAGLLAVRKFFGVILLAIAVKIFSSNIAAFGK; translated from the coding sequence ATGACCTTCCAACTCGACCATCTGCTGACCATTACATTTACTTTATTTGCGGTGATTGATATTGTAGGGTCAATTCCATTATTGATCTCTTTAAAGGAAAAGATGGGTGGCATACGTTCTACACAAGCCACAGTAATTTCCGGCGCTTTAATGATCCTATTTCTCTTTGCCGGAGAAGCATTTTTAAAAATACTGGGATTGGATATTCGCTCTTTTGCAGTAGGAGGCTCTGTCGTGATCTTTTTACTTGGATTGGAGATGGTTTTAGGACATGAGATCTTTAAAGGAGACAAAGACGCAAAGTCTGGCTCAGTGGTACCTATTGCATTTCCTATCATTGCAGGTAGCGGTACACTCACTACAGTGATGTCATTGAAAGCCAACTACGAAGAGCTCTATATTTTGAGTGGTATTCTCATTAACCTGGTAGTGGTATATATTGTCTTAAAATCTTTGAAGGTCATCGAAAGAGCACTTGGACAAGCAGGGTTACTGGCTGTACGAAAATTTTTCGGGGTAATCTTATTAGCCATTGCCGTAAAGATCTTCAGCAGCAATATTGCCGCTTTCGGAAAGTAA
- a CDS encoding cysteine-rich CWC family protein, which translates to MTHKHEIKHCPRCTKTFECKVGNIPACQCSGPKLSYEERVYIESKYTDCLCKNCLEALQFEYKLVRNHVFRF; encoded by the coding sequence ATGACACATAAACACGAGATCAAGCATTGCCCACGTTGCACCAAAACATTCGAGTGTAAAGTGGGTAATATTCCTGCGTGTCAATGTAGTGGCCCTAAACTCAGTTACGAAGAACGTGTTTATATTGAAAGTAAATACACGGACTGTCTCTGCAAAAATTGCCTTGAAGCTTTACAGTTTGAATATAAGTTAGTGAGGAATCATGTTTTTAGATTTTGA
- a CDS encoding APC family permease, which yields MQGNQKLNLFSFTMIVVGLVIGMGIFRTAATSAKDAIEPSVYFTAWILGGFVALCGALTYAEIGSRYPVTGGYYKVFSYAYHPSIAFAINCIILISNAASLSAVALIGSGYITKLFPGFDWNDTHKALISCVAIIFFYGINLMGLRMSSRAQNILMLIKIGMIVVLILALFFPHDSSTAVTVSNAVTSTGESMSWIQSLGISLIAVSFTYGGYQQTINFGNEVNQPAKNIPRGIFIGIAIIIGLYLLVNLSYYTIVGFDQMKGEREIAYVVMEKTFGARGADIFSFFLFFGVLAYVNALLMSNPRVMYAMSQERTLPAFFSRQNPKNQVFTISLTVFAAMCIVILFFAQTFDKILNFTIFLDCFGMVASSATIFILRKRTKHLDGTGIFKMKLYPIMPLIFMSAYLFVGISIALQTPDTALVGLAVLGGFMLIYFLTSKFRTTNPEQQV from the coding sequence ATGCAGGGAAACCAAAAACTCAATCTGTTCAGTTTCACTATGATCGTGGTAGGTCTGGTGATCGGTATGGGGATATTCAGAACCGCGGCTACAAGTGCCAAAGATGCGATCGAACCCTCTGTTTACTTTACAGCCTGGATACTGGGCGGATTTGTAGCACTCTGCGGAGCATTGACTTATGCTGAGATCGGGAGTCGGTATCCGGTAACGGGTGGTTATTATAAAGTATTCTCTTATGCTTATCATCCAAGTATTGCTTTTGCCATTAACTGTATCATCCTTATTAGTAATGCAGCGAGTTTGAGTGCCGTTGCACTGATTGGCAGTGGTTATATCACCAAATTATTTCCCGGATTTGATTGGAATGATACCCATAAAGCACTGATCAGTTGCGTAGCGATCATTTTTTTCTATGGCATCAATCTTATGGGACTTCGTATGAGTTCACGTGCGCAAAATATTTTGATGTTGATCAAAATTGGGATGATCGTAGTATTGATACTCGCATTGTTCTTTCCACATGATAGCAGTACTGCAGTAACTGTATCTAACGCAGTTACCAGTACCGGTGAATCCATGAGTTGGATACAAAGTTTAGGGATCAGTTTAATTGCGGTATCTTTTACATACGGTGGGTATCAGCAGACCATCAATTTTGGAAATGAAGTAAATCAGCCTGCAAAAAATATTCCAAGGGGTATATTCATTGGTATTGCCATTATTATTGGATTATATCTGTTGGTGAATCTAAGTTATTATACCATCGTAGGTTTTGATCAAATGAAAGGGGAAAGAGAGATCGCTTATGTAGTGATGGAAAAAACATTTGGAGCAAGGGGTGCAGATATCTTTTCTTTCTTCTTGTTCTTCGGCGTATTGGCTTATGTCAATGCGTTATTAATGAGTAATCCAAGGGTGATGTATGCGATGAGTCAGGAGCGGACCTTGCCGGCATTTTTCTCCAGACAAAACCCGAAGAATCAGGTCTTCACGATCTCACTAACTGTTTTTGCGGCCATGTGTATCGTCATTTTATTTTTTGCGCAAACATTTGATAAGATACTCAACTTTACCATCTTCCTTGATTGCTTTGGCATGGTTGCGTCCAGTGCTACGATTTTTATTTTGCGTAAAAGAACCAAGCATTTGGATGGTACAGGTATATTTAAAATGAAGTTATATCCGATCATGCCATTGATCTTTATGAGTGCGTATTTGTTTGTTGGTATCAGTATCGCTTTGCAAACACCGGATACTGCGCTTGTAGGATTGGCAGTATTGGGTGGATTTATGTTGATTTATTTCCTCACTTCAAAATTCAGGACTACAAATCCTGAACAACAAGTATAA
- a CDS encoding TonB-dependent receptor: MSRKITLLACLLSGTQVFAQKDTVTLDEVVVTANKIEQKQSTTGKVISVITKAQIEKSGGKTISQLLNEQAGITINGAFNNTGSVQTVYMRGASPGRTLIMMDGIPLNDPSTITTDFDLNLFSINDVERIEVCRGAQSTLYGSDAIAGVVNIITVKKDAQKAFNVKATLSQGNLGTSRNNIQLYGKKNKFTYTARYARLFTNGFSSAYDSTGIRNYDKDKYDGSVANAQLMYQANDHLLFKTFVMYSQYKTAIDAGVFNDDRDYNINNKSLITGTGFQYKKGVLALTGNYQYSELRRNYRNDSAHKTSTIFEDNTYNAISQFAELYSSVRLGAGFTLLTGIDYRYGSYNQDYFAISSFGPFRSRFRDTSMSQTALYGSLIYSSADKKLNIELGGRYNDHSRYGNNATYTFNPSYSINDAVRVFGSISSGFKTPSLYQLSLNANLKAEKSVNYEAGISYQEKSFGSRLVYFNRRINNGIDYNYITFNYFNYVKQIVNGLEWEMNARLGKKAGITANYTLLLSEELTQNRLTTKDTITYNYLLRRPKHHINISANVDVCKGLNLAVTGKYVSQRFDIGGFRRADVSLPSYFILGASADYVLNNSVRFFADAQNITGKKFFDARGFNAIPFLFNAGVTFNW, from the coding sequence ATGAGCAGAAAAATTACGCTCCTAGCATGCCTGCTGTCTGGCACTCAGGTATTTGCACAAAAAGACACTGTTACCCTTGATGAAGTAGTGGTAACTGCCAACAAAATAGAACAGAAACAAAGTACTACCGGCAAAGTGATCTCCGTGATCACCAAAGCGCAGATCGAAAAAAGTGGTGGCAAGACCATTTCCCAATTACTCAATGAACAAGCAGGTATCACTATCAATGGTGCTTTCAATAACACCGGTAGTGTTCAAACCGTTTATATGCGCGGTGCTTCCCCCGGAAGAACACTGATCATGATGGATGGCATTCCTTTGAATGATCCCTCAACCATCACAACAGACTTTGATCTCAATTTATTTTCTATCAACGATGTAGAAAGAATTGAAGTGTGCAGAGGCGCCCAATCTACTTTGTATGGTAGTGATGCCATTGCCGGCGTGGTGAATATCATCACGGTAAAAAAAGATGCTCAAAAAGCATTCAATGTAAAAGCAACTTTGAGTCAGGGTAATCTCGGTACTTCACGGAATAATATTCAATTGTATGGGAAGAAAAATAAATTCACCTACACCGCTCGTTACGCCCGATTGTTCACAAATGGATTTTCTTCTGCTTATGACAGCACAGGTATTCGCAATTACGACAAAGACAAATATGATGGTTCTGTTGCCAATGCTCAATTGATGTACCAGGCAAATGATCATTTATTGTTCAAAACATTTGTTATGTACAGTCAATATAAAACAGCGATTGATGCAGGTGTTTTCAATGATGATCGAGATTATAATATCAATAATAAATCATTGATCACAGGTACCGGTTTTCAATACAAAAAAGGTGTGCTGGCATTAACAGGTAATTATCAGTACAGTGAACTTCGACGCAACTATCGCAACGACAGTGCGCATAAAACCAGTACCATTTTTGAAGACAATACCTATAACGCCATTTCTCAATTTGCAGAATTATACAGTTCAGTGAGATTAGGTGCTGGCTTCACTTTACTCACAGGAATTGATTATCGCTATGGCTCTTATAACCAAGACTATTTCGCTATCAGTTCATTCGGCCCATTCAGAAGCAGGTTTCGTGATACTTCTATGTCACAAACGGCATTGTATGGTTCTTTGATCTATAGCAGTGCTGATAAAAAACTAAATATTGAACTCGGCGGCAGATACAATGATCATTCTCGTTATGGGAATAACGCTACGTATACGTTCAACCCATCTTATAGTATCAATGATGCTGTTCGTGTATTTGGTAGTATTTCTAGTGGATTCAAAACACCTTCTTTGTATCAGCTCAGTCTGAATGCAAATTTGAAAGCAGAGAAATCTGTGAACTATGAAGCAGGTATCAGTTATCAAGAAAAATCATTTGGAAGCCGATTGGTGTATTTCAACAGAAGAATCAACAATGGAATCGACTACAACTATATCACGTTCAACTATTTCAATTATGTAAAACAGATCGTGAATGGTTTAGAATGGGAAATGAATGCTAGACTTGGGAAAAAAGCAGGTATCACTGCCAACTATACATTGTTACTGAGCGAAGAATTGACCCAAAATCGTTTGACCACAAAAGACACCATTACTTATAACTATCTATTACGCAGACCCAAACACCATATCAACATAAGTGCGAATGTAGATGTGTGTAAAGGACTCAACCTCGCTGTTACGGGTAAATACGTTAGTCAGCGTTTTGATATTGGTGGTTTCCGCAGAGCAGATGTTTCATTGCCTTCTTATTTTATTCTCGGCGCTTCAGCTGATTACGTGCTGAATAACAGCGTTCGCTTCTTTGCTGATGCACAGAATATCACCGGCAAAAAATTCTTTGACGCTCGCGGATTCAATGCCATTCCATTTTTATTCAATGCCGGGGTGACGTTTAATTGGTAA